A single window of Metallosphaera hakonensis JCM 8857 = DSM 7519 DNA harbors:
- a CDS encoding protease pro-enzyme activation domain-containing protein — MNRKILSEVLLLLFVFSVIIPSMLTNVNSTKAQSEVIPMRLTGYRETSLPGNTEVLASIYIPLRNVNLLYSYAEQVTNPGSPIYHKFLSPSQVASMFYPVTEFSSVMSYLIAHHVKIVFTAADSVIVVKGTASQLSQVLGIHYLLMSNGTTQYYTAIGTPKISGIVISSNVSAIFFSHPTTLFTQADVEKLMNTLEQPNQTFPIEGYKLTDLHGVYNVSSLLARGVNGTNYTVGILDFYGDPYIQQQLAYFDKIYQIPAPPNFTVVPIGPYNPNLGITTGWAGEISLDVESAHAMAPGANIVLYIANPNLPLSSVIAQIVSQDRVDTLSQSFSIPDEFFPGFSGPTFYECVVLSDQYYAMGSAEGITFLASSGDGGGSGYSAGPLGTVGYPATSPFVTAMGGTTTYLTFDGFSFNVTAWSNYGFVPPNVNFGGSSGGISQVEPKPYYQWDLTTPRTYPNGREIPDISANADVYPGIFIVCPGNVTEISGGTSEASPLTAGLLTLVMQYDHSRLGNINPDLYYLSKVDPAVFYPITFGYNIPWTASQGYNLVTGLGQLNVGNLATAMKKIPSSLSVMVNVSNTTVIPGQRITVEANVTLNGTPVTAGQFQVTLEGVNGNLTTVPLSYQNGEWTTSLTIPGNDSGVTYLTVWGTSGGISGYGMTELFSGYFVQFLSPVPYSTSWTGSGITIVANATTPSGSLSPEPTLQVDVYSYNITDNSYTLVNETILNYTPSVDAWVGSLIGDLPAGPLLLQVVNGFGYDAIFNGIGMSSMFILPPTVAEPGTVYPGQDIIVLGSLTPPNNLPSTTSLNLATGSNMTAELWNGSVISSATIPFSPAGEYLGYLKVPNKLSPGLYTVLLFSSYDSYTLNETIPGFYYGQIYVGSEVTAPLNFSSHYVLQGSTLYIYSNVTSQGKVVKYGMFSATVFPNILSDQYSAISTVLEVPLWYNSSIGLWVGNVTLPSTLSLGNLTYLGNSYFAEPFKVLVTGVSAYGGETSTNISHAGEIYVEPITLIKNDPSYSVIQTYDTAFLNDTIHVNGNMANDVFLGNDTIVDSNVVITSSNVTGTLVIENSHVTLVDAQVNRLILVNSSVKLVSSYVESIVETSSLISPILSRLINVYPEYPVIQIGVQPYQNLTGNVSIPITVAGSDVTNVTVELDGSPIATFQGNGTHTVSIDTEKYSDGTHDLTVIVGQSDGLSTSFAAKLVFENQLQSVSQKVNALNSTLPSTQGTAKTGEYLSIVGIVLALVAIVISLIRRR, encoded by the coding sequence AGTTCTCAAGCGTCATGAGTTACCTCATTGCTCATCACGTAAAGATTGTGTTCACTGCTGCAGACTCAGTGATAGTGGTCAAGGGAACTGCCTCCCAGCTAAGTCAGGTCCTAGGAATTCATTACCTTCTCATGTCCAATGGGACTACACAGTACTACACAGCCATCGGGACCCCCAAGATATCAGGTATCGTAATCTCAAGTAATGTCTCAGCCATCTTTTTCTCCCACCCCACAACCTTGTTCACCCAAGCTGACGTAGAGAAGCTCATGAACACCTTGGAACAGCCCAATCAGACTTTCCCCATAGAAGGTTACAAGCTCACAGATCTTCACGGAGTTTACAACGTGAGTTCCCTTCTGGCCAGGGGAGTAAACGGGACCAATTACACGGTTGGGATACTGGACTTCTACGGTGACCCTTACATTCAACAACAGCTAGCCTACTTCGACAAGATATATCAGATTCCTGCACCGCCTAACTTCACCGTCGTCCCCATTGGCCCCTATAACCCCAACCTTGGGATTACTACGGGTTGGGCAGGGGAAATCAGTCTGGACGTGGAGTCCGCTCACGCCATGGCTCCTGGAGCTAACATAGTCCTTTACATCGCCAATCCCAACCTCCCCCTGTCCTCCGTGATAGCCCAGATCGTGTCCCAGGACAGGGTTGATACCCTCTCCCAGAGTTTCTCAATCCCAGACGAGTTCTTTCCTGGGTTTTCAGGGCCCACCTTCTATGAGTGTGTCGTGCTGTCGGATCAGTATTACGCCATGGGTAGCGCCGAGGGAATCACCTTCCTAGCCTCTTCAGGGGACGGCGGTGGTAGTGGATATAGCGCCGGTCCACTGGGCACTGTGGGCTACCCTGCTACCTCGCCCTTCGTGACGGCCATGGGAGGAACCACGACTTACCTTACTTTCGACGGTTTCTCCTTCAATGTGACGGCATGGTCCAATTACGGGTTTGTCCCACCCAACGTTAACTTCGGAGGTAGCTCGGGTGGAATAAGTCAAGTGGAACCCAAGCCCTACTATCAATGGGACCTCACAACCCCTAGAACTTACCCCAACGGAAGGGAAATTCCTGACATATCGGCGAATGCAGACGTCTATCCAGGTATCTTCATAGTGTGTCCTGGAAACGTGACCGAGATCTCGGGAGGGACCAGTGAGGCCTCTCCGCTCACCGCTGGTCTTTTGACTCTGGTGATGCAGTACGATCACTCCAGGCTTGGAAACATAAACCCGGACCTCTACTACCTGAGCAAGGTAGACCCCGCAGTGTTTTACCCGATCACTTTCGGGTATAACATACCCTGGACTGCATCCCAGGGTTATAATCTAGTCACAGGCTTAGGTCAGCTGAACGTGGGTAACCTAGCCACTGCAATGAAGAAAATCCCCTCCTCTCTCTCAGTGATGGTTAACGTGTCCAACACAACAGTTATACCAGGTCAGAGGATCACGGTGGAGGCTAACGTCACCTTGAACGGTACCCCGGTAACTGCAGGCCAATTCCAGGTTACTCTGGAGGGAGTTAACGGAAACCTGACCACTGTCCCCCTAAGCTATCAGAACGGGGAGTGGACAACTTCCCTCACGATACCGGGAAACGATAGCGGAGTCACATATCTCACGGTCTGGGGAACTTCAGGAGGTATCTCGGGATACGGTATGACGGAGCTCTTCTCAGGGTATTTCGTTCAATTCCTCTCACCCGTTCCGTACTCCACTTCCTGGACGGGATCTGGGATCACCATAGTGGCGAACGCCACCACGCCCTCAGGGTCCCTCTCTCCCGAACCCACACTTCAGGTGGACGTTTACTCCTACAACATCACGGACAACTCCTACACCTTAGTAAACGAGACTATTCTAAATTACACTCCCAGCGTTGACGCTTGGGTGGGATCCCTCATAGGAGATCTACCCGCTGGACCTCTGTTGTTGCAAGTAGTCAACGGATTCGGATACGACGCAATATTCAACGGCATAGGCATGAGCTCCATGTTCATTCTTCCACCGACCGTAGCGGAGCCCGGAACGGTCTACCCAGGACAGGACATCATCGTGTTAGGTTCACTAACTCCCCCAAATAACTTACCCTCCACCACCTCCTTGAACTTGGCCACTGGCTCCAACATGACCGCAGAGTTGTGGAACGGAAGCGTGATCTCAAGTGCAACGATTCCCTTCTCCCCTGCTGGGGAGTATCTGGGTTACCTGAAGGTGCCCAACAAATTGTCCCCAGGACTCTACACGGTTCTCCTGTTCTCGTCCTATGACTCCTATACCCTCAACGAGACCATACCGGGCTTTTATTACGGTCAAATATACGTTGGAAGTGAAGTGACCGCTCCTTTGAATTTCTCCAGTCATTACGTACTTCAAGGTTCAACTCTCTACATCTACAGCAACGTAACTTCCCAGGGCAAAGTGGTTAAGTACGGCATGTTCTCTGCTACCGTTTTCCCCAACATTTTGTCCGACCAATACAGCGCGATATCTACAGTACTGGAGGTGCCCCTCTGGTATAATTCCAGTATAGGACTCTGGGTAGGTAACGTCACTCTCCCATCCACTCTCTCCTTAGGCAATCTGACTTACCTGGGTAACTCCTACTTTGCTGAACCTTTCAAGGTCTTAGTGACGGGAGTCTCAGCTTACGGCGGAGAGACCTCTACCAACATATCCCACGCAGGGGAGATCTACGTTGAGCCGATCACCCTTATCAAGAACGATCCGTCCTACTCCGTGATTCAGACGTATGACACCGCGTTCCTGAACGACACCATTCACGTGAACGGGAACATGGCCAACGATGTCTTCCTAGGTAATGACACCATTGTCGATAGCAACGTTGTCATCACTTCATCTAACGTAACTGGGACCCTAGTGATTGAGAACTCCCACGTAACCTTAGTGGACGCACAGGTTAACAGGCTTATCCTGGTGAACAGTTCCGTGAAGCTGGTGAGCTCATACGTGGAGAGCATTGTGGAGACCTCCTCTCTGATCTCGCCGATCCTCTCCAGGCTAATCAACGTTTACCCTGAGTATCCCGTGATTCAGATTGGGGTTCAGCCATATCAGAACCTTACGGGAAACGTGAGCATACCCATAACTGTGGCTGGGTCTGACGTAACCAACGTTACGGTGGAGCTAGACGGTTCGCCCATCGCCACTTTCCAAGGTAACGGTACTCACACGGTATCCATAGACACAGAGAAATATTCGGACGGAACTCACGATCTCACGGTGATTGTTGGGCAAAGCGACGGACTCAGCACCAGTTTCGCTGCGAAGTTAGTTTTCGAGAATCAGCTCCAGTCTGTGAGCCAGAAGGTGAACGCTCTCAACTCCACCTTACCCTCGACTCAGGGCACAGCTAAGACAGGGGAATACCTATCTATCGTGGGGATAGTATTAGCTCTGGTGGCAATAGTAATCTCCTTGATCAGGAGAAGGTGA
- a CDS encoding MFS transporter, translating into MNRRFFLALGFVAMLFNSVYQYSWNAFAPLLVRGFKEPTYAVEVAFALFVVVSTSFQVVAGRIADTTGPRVLGSLGTLALSLGLILSSLSPNLFAFYLTWTLGSVGEGVMYGISLNLAIKWYRERRGLASGLVTMGFGLGGALANPFILSLDNFRTSMLIIGLISLILTPLFLMTRYPTGLEGAPPGETVKEKKFWLIYACFTLASLPLLVASSSLDVLGNYLSNLEYTLITVYFPVASGIGRPLLGYIADRIGRMRGIDLMMLGMVGGVLITVMGNLERSSLLLLGILLVGIMGGSTFPMFSALVGDVYGSKYSTANTSILYTGKILSGVLGSVVFSSLFQVNDLAGLIFLLLSTIASISLLEVLHRV; encoded by the coding sequence ATGAATAGGCGCTTTTTCTTGGCTCTCGGTTTCGTCGCAATGCTTTTCAACTCAGTTTATCAGTACTCGTGGAACGCGTTCGCCCCTCTCCTTGTAAGGGGATTCAAGGAACCAACTTACGCCGTGGAGGTGGCGTTCGCTCTCTTCGTTGTGGTATCCACGTCCTTTCAAGTCGTCGCGGGAAGGATCGCCGATACCACGGGACCTAGGGTTCTGGGCTCACTGGGCACGCTAGCTCTCTCCCTGGGATTGATCCTTAGTTCCCTTTCTCCAAACCTCTTCGCGTTCTACCTAACCTGGACCTTGGGCAGTGTGGGAGAGGGTGTGATGTACGGAATTTCGTTGAACCTAGCAATAAAGTGGTACCGAGAGAGAAGGGGATTAGCTTCTGGCCTGGTAACCATGGGTTTTGGTTTAGGTGGAGCATTGGCTAACCCCTTCATCCTGTCACTGGACAATTTTAGGACTTCCATGTTGATCATTGGGTTGATCTCCCTGATCCTGACTCCCCTATTTCTCATGACCCGTTACCCTACTGGACTTGAGGGAGCACCTCCTGGAGAGACCGTGAAGGAGAAGAAGTTTTGGCTCATCTACGCCTGTTTCACCCTGGCTTCCCTACCTTTGCTCGTGGCCTCATCCTCCCTAGATGTATTGGGGAATTACCTGAGTAACCTGGAGTACACACTGATCACCGTTTACTTCCCGGTTGCAAGTGGTATCGGGAGACCTCTCCTCGGGTATATCGCAGATAGGATAGGGAGAATGAGAGGGATAGATCTCATGATGCTCGGGATGGTGGGTGGGGTTCTGATCACGGTAATGGGCAACCTGGAGAGGAGCTCTCTCCTTCTCTTGGGAATCCTTCTGGTGGGAATCATGGGCGGATCCACTTTCCCCATGTTCTCAGCCTTGGTGGGTGACGTCTACGGATCCAAGTACTCCACGGCTAACACTTCTATCCTTTACACCGGAAAGATATTATCGGGCGTCTTGGGTAGCGTGGTGTTCTCCTCACTGTTTCAGGTTAACGATTTGGCGGGATTGATCTTCCTCCTTCTGAGCACAATTGCCTCAATTTCCCTGTTGGAAGTACTCCATAGGGTCTAA